A genomic window from Leptolyngbya sp. BL0902 includes:
- a CDS encoding phosphoribulokinase, which produces MINKPDKVVLIGVAGDSGCGKSTFLRRLSDLFGAELMTVICLDDYHSLDRKQRKEAGVTALDPRANNFDLMYEQIKALKEGKSIDKPIYNHETGELDPPERVDPNRIIVIEGLHPLYDERVRDLIDFSVYLDISDEVKIAWKIQRDMAERGHSYDDVLASINARRPDFEAYIDIQKQYADVVIQILPTKLIPNDEEKKVLRVRLMQREGVEGFDPVYLFDEGSTIDWIPCGRKLTCSYPGIRMHYGPDSYYGHEVSVLEVDGQFDRLEEMIYIESHLSNTSTKYYGEMTELLLKHREYPGSSNGSGLFQVLVGLKMRATYERLTSTSLNVATHA; this is translated from the coding sequence ATGATCAACAAGCCAGACAAAGTAGTTCTCATCGGTGTTGCGGGCGACTCTGGGTGTGGTAAATCCACCTTCCTCAGACGGCTGAGCGACCTGTTTGGGGCCGAACTGATGACCGTCATCTGCCTGGATGACTACCACAGCCTCGACCGCAAACAGCGCAAAGAAGCGGGCGTCACCGCGCTGGATCCTCGTGCCAACAACTTTGATCTGATGTACGAACAGATCAAAGCCCTGAAGGAAGGCAAGAGCATCGACAAGCCCATCTACAACCACGAAACGGGCGAGCTGGATCCCCCCGAACGGGTTGACCCCAACCGCATCATCGTGATTGAAGGGCTGCACCCCCTCTACGACGAGCGCGTTCGCGACCTGATCGACTTCAGCGTTTACCTCGACATCAGCGACGAGGTGAAGATTGCCTGGAAGATCCAGCGCGACATGGCCGAGCGTGGCCACAGCTACGACGATGTGCTGGCCTCCATCAACGCCCGTCGTCCCGACTTTGAAGCCTACATCGACATCCAAAAGCAGTATGCCGATGTGGTGATTCAAATTCTGCCCACCAAACTCATCCCCAACGACGAAGAGAAGAAAGTGCTGCGGGTGCGCCTGATGCAGCGGGAAGGCGTGGAAGGCTTCGACCCCGTCTACCTGTTCGACGAAGGCTCCACCATCGACTGGATTCCCTGCGGTCGGAAGCTCACCTGCTCCTACCCCGGCATTCGGATGCACTACGGCCCCGACAGCTACTACGGCCACGAGGTCTCGGTGCTAGAGGTGGATGGTCAGTTCGACCGCTTGGAAGAAATGATCTACATCGAAAGCCACCTCAGCAACACCTCCACCAAGTACTACGGTGAAATGACCGAACTGCTGCTGAAGCACCGCGAATATCCTGGTTCCAGCAACGGCAGCGGCCTGTTCCAGGTGCTTGTGGGTCTGAAGATGCGCGCCACCTACGAGCGGCTGACCTCCACCAGCCTCAACGTCGCCACCCACGCCTAG
- a CDS encoding MFS transporter — protein MKLAYGVGELAAAVPASLSAFFVLYFFTTVAGLNPALAGSVILIGRLWDAVNDPLIGWLSDRTVSPLGRRFPWMLGGMVPMALTAMLLWVVPPFQTQGGIFAYYVVLSLFAFASFTAVQLPYTALAAELSDDYDERTTLIGTKAAFSIGGGILALLMAQVVFGRVADPERQYALLGILSAGLAIVMVSICVAGTYRRYWQAQKAHASLHPPEGFASLLSDLRSVFANSAFRKVLGLYLCSWMSVQVTAAMLPYFVGAWMGLPETHFAQMALAVQGTAIAMLVVWNRVAHWTSKRTALMLGAPLAMIALLGLITVHPDQVGWMYTLGVVAGLGVATLYMIPFAMLPDVVDLDELQTGRRREGLYFSALVFLQKFGLAAAIFVSGQLLHWTGYDPQAVTQPAAALWAIRLLIGPLPALLLLGSLWFVHRYPIDRDRHRQILEALEVQRHR, from the coding sequence GTGAAGTTGGCCTATGGCGTGGGAGAGCTGGCGGCAGCGGTTCCGGCCAGTTTGTCGGCGTTTTTTGTGCTGTATTTTTTTACCACCGTGGCGGGGCTAAATCCGGCCTTGGCGGGCAGTGTCATCCTCATTGGACGGCTGTGGGATGCCGTCAACGACCCCCTGATTGGCTGGCTGAGCGACCGCACCGTATCTCCCCTGGGGCGGCGGTTTCCGTGGATGTTGGGCGGTATGGTGCCCATGGCGCTGACGGCGATGCTGCTGTGGGTGGTGCCGCCGTTCCAAACCCAGGGCGGCATTTTTGCTTATTACGTTGTGCTGTCGCTGTTTGCCTTTGCGTCGTTTACGGCGGTGCAGTTGCCCTATACCGCCCTCGCCGCCGAGCTTTCCGACGACTACGATGAACGCACCACCCTCATCGGCACCAAAGCCGCCTTCAGTATTGGCGGGGGCATTTTGGCGCTGCTCATGGCCCAAGTGGTATTTGGCCGGGTCGCCGATCCCGAACGCCAGTATGCCCTTTTGGGAATCCTGTCTGCGGGTTTGGCCATTGTCATGGTGAGCATTTGCGTCGCGGGCACCTACCGCCGCTACTGGCAGGCCCAAAAGGCCCACGCCAGCCTTCACCCGCCGGAGGGTTTTGCTTCCCTGCTGTCGGATCTGCGCAGCGTGTTTGCCAATAGTGCCTTTCGGAAGGTGTTGGGGCTGTACCTGTGCAGTTGGATGAGTGTGCAAGTCACCGCTGCCATGCTGCCCTACTTTGTGGGGGCTTGGATGGGCCTGCCCGAAACCCACTTTGCCCAAATGGCTCTGGCCGTGCAGGGAACCGCCATCGCCATGCTGGTGGTGTGGAACCGGGTCGCCCACTGGACGAGTAAACGCACCGCCCTGATGCTGGGTGCCCCTCTGGCTATGATTGCCCTGCTGGGCCTCATTACCGTGCATCCCGATCAGGTGGGGTGGATGTATACCCTCGGCGTGGTAGCAGGTCTTGGCGTGGCCACCCTCTATATGATTCCCTTTGCCATGCTGCCCGACGTGGTGGATTTGGACGAGCTGCAAACCGGACGGCGACGGGAAGGACTGTATTTCAGTGCCCTAGTGTTTCTGCAAAAGTTTGGCCTTGCCGCCGCTATCTTTGTGTCGGGCCAGTTGCTGCACTGGACAGGCTACGACCCCCAGGCTGTCACCCAGCCCGCCGCCGCTCTCTGGGCCATCCGCCTGCTGATTGGCCCCCTGCCTGCCCTGCTGCTGCTAGGGAGCCTCTGGTTTGTCCATCGCTACCCCATCGACCGCGACCGCCATCGCCAAATCCTCGAAGCCCTCGAAGTGCAGCGCCACCGATAG
- a CDS encoding cytochrome c oxidase subunit II, with amino-acid sequence MNLRLILKLAAVAGILTAISLWMGQVAYSWLPPPASAEAVLVDGLFSLMTAIGTFIFCGVVGTVIYSALFQRAGKYDESDGPPIEGNLTLEVVWTAIPIVLVIWIAAASYRVYDQMSILGPMEHIHMGMGEAIAAPMDMAQGMPETAGLEPEAIEVHARQWVWEFYYPEANVTSTELHLPKDRRIKLALTSEDVLHGFYIPAFRVKQDVIPGRDIDFEFTPILEGKYRLRDSQYSGTYFAAMQADVVVESPDAYQQWLATAAKSPLKPGLNPSYDEYQRTGGDDHRPGWKTVPPAPAPMVNYVGS; translated from the coding sequence ATGAACCTTCGCCTAATTCTCAAACTCGCTGCCGTGGCCGGAATCCTCACCGCCATTAGTCTGTGGATGGGCCAGGTGGCCTATAGCTGGTTGCCGCCCCCGGCCTCGGCGGAGGCGGTGCTGGTGGATGGCCTGTTTAGCCTGATGACCGCCATTGGTACCTTCATTTTTTGCGGCGTGGTGGGCACCGTCATCTATTCGGCCCTGTTCCAGCGGGCGGGCAAATACGACGAAAGCGACGGCCCCCCGATTGAGGGCAACCTCACCCTAGAGGTGGTGTGGACGGCGATTCCCATTGTGCTGGTGATTTGGATTGCCGCCGCCAGCTATCGGGTCTACGACCAAATGTCGATTCTGGGGCCGATGGAGCACATCCACATGGGCATGGGGGAAGCCATTGCCGCACCAATGGACATGGCCCAGGGGATGCCGGAGACGGCTGGGTTGGAGCCTGAAGCCATTGAAGTCCACGCTCGGCAGTGGGTGTGGGAGTTTTACTATCCCGAAGCCAACGTCACCAGCACCGAGTTGCACCTGCCCAAGGATCGGCGCATTAAGCTGGCGTTGACCTCCGAGGACGTGCTCCACGGCTTCTATATTCCCGCCTTTCGGGTGAAGCAGGATGTCATCCCCGGTCGAGACATTGATTTTGAATTCACCCCCATCCTGGAGGGCAAGTATCGCCTGCGGGATTCCCAATATAGCGGCACCTACTTCGCCGCCATGCAGGCCGATGTGGTGGTGGAATCGCCGGACGCCTACCAGCAGTGGCTTGCGACTGCCGCGAAATCCCCCCTAAAACCGGGCCTCAACCCCTCCTACGACGAATACCAACGCACGGGCGGCGACGATCACCGTCCGGGCTGGAAGACCGTCCCCCCTGCCCCCGCCCCCATGGTGAATTATGTGGGGTCGTAG
- a CDS encoding heme-copper oxidase subunit III: MSSINLDSTVNTAAEVSPAHHEEGEHRLVGFIIFLLSESVIFLSFFVGYAVYKTTSLDWLPPGVEGLEVREPLINTIVLVSSSFVIYIAERYLKKENIWGFRAFWLLTMAMGSFFLYGQAVEWAGLNFGFTDGLYGGMFYLLTGFHGLHVLTGVLLQAIMLARSFIPGNYDDGEVGVIATSLFWHFVDVIWIVLFILIYVWQ; encoded by the coding sequence ATGAGTTCCATCAACCTCGATTCCACGGTGAACACCGCCGCTGAAGTCAGCCCCGCCCACCACGAAGAAGGGGAACACCGCCTGGTTGGATTCATCATCTTTCTGCTGTCGGAAAGCGTGATTTTCCTCAGCTTCTTTGTGGGCTATGCCGTCTACAAAACCACGTCCCTCGACTGGCTGCCCCCCGGTGTGGAGGGGCTGGAGGTGCGCGAACCGCTGATCAACACCATCGTCCTGGTCTCCAGCAGTTTCGTCATCTACATCGCCGAGCGCTACCTGAAAAAAGAAAACATCTGGGGTTTCCGGGCCTTTTGGTTATTGACCATGGCCATGGGCAGCTTCTTCCTCTACGGCCAAGCGGTGGAATGGGCGGGCCTCAACTTTGGCTTTACTGACGGCCTCTATGGTGGCATGTTCTACCTGCTCACCGGATTCCACGGGCTCCACGTTCTCACTGGGGTACTTCTGCAAGCGATCATGCTGGCTCGATCCTTCATCCCCGGCAACTACGATGATGGCGAAGTGGGCGTGATTGCCACCTCCCTGTTCTGGCACTTTGTCGATGTGATCTGGATTGTGCTGTTCATCCTGATCTACGTGTGGCAGTAG
- a CDS encoding antitoxin — METTPLLTNEHGQVVVLPVAFHLNGTEVYIKQVGNAIVLLSTDQPWQPLFDSLSHFTDDFMATREQPPLEDREPLFE; from the coding sequence ATGGAAACTACCCCATTACTGACAAATGAACATGGCCAGGTTGTGGTTTTGCCTGTGGCCTTCCATCTCAACGGCACAGAGGTCTACATCAAACAAGTCGGCAATGCCATCGTCCTGCTCAGCACCGATCAGCCCTGGCAACCCCTGTTTGACAGCCTCAGCCACTTCACAGATGACTTTATGGCAACCCGCGAACAGCCGCCCTTGGAGGATCGGGAGCCGTTGTTTGAATGA
- a CDS encoding DUF1963 domain-containing protein, which yields MVNSDLPRPALLQDLPDEFADLRPILEANLEPYIAIAATQVTPPPPPRHPADPLTRWQSKVGGDPYFPTQATYPTNPNTGLPLALLVQLNCADVPPIDGFDFPAEGMWQLYVGGGELARSYRDGIFQVIYFPTVTNDPADLIADFSFVPLRETYRDQFDAVSSLTFTVRQDLFLDLNSPNLEAFDPDMVADFEDWLYDYVIETEASGLGSKLGGWPDSHGSAPDFLYRSKGRLLLELAGIQGSSESIYCFIDNDSLQARDFSAVRFFHGCD from the coding sequence ATGGTCAATTCTGATCTCCCTCGGCCTGCCCTGTTGCAAGACCTGCCCGATGAGTTCGCCGACCTCCGGCCCATTCTGGAGGCCAACCTAGAGCCCTACATCGCTATCGCCGCCACCCAGGTTACGCCGCCGCCGCCGCCCCGTCACCCCGCCGACCCGCTGACCCGGTGGCAGAGCAAGGTGGGTGGCGATCCCTATTTCCCGACCCAGGCCACCTATCCCACTAACCCCAATACCGGGCTGCCCCTGGCCCTGCTGGTGCAACTTAACTGTGCCGACGTTCCCCCCATTGACGGATTTGACTTTCCCGCTGAGGGGATGTGGCAGCTCTATGTGGGCGGTGGCGAACTGGCCAGATCCTACCGCGATGGGATATTTCAGGTGATTTACTTCCCAACGGTGACTAACGATCCGGCGGATCTGATTGCGGACTTTAGTTTTGTGCCCCTGCGGGAGACCTATCGAGACCAGTTTGACGCCGTTTCCAGCCTTACCTTCACCGTTCGCCAAGATCTCTTTTTAGATCTCAACTCGCCGAACTTGGAAGCGTTCGACCCGGATATGGTGGCCGATTTTGAGGACTGGCTCTACGACTATGTCATCGAAACGGAAGCCAGTGGACTAGGCAGCAAGCTGGGCGGATGGCCCGATTCCCACGGCAGCGCCCCTGACTTTCTCTACCGTTCTAAGGGCCGACTGCTGCTAGAGTTGGCGGGAATTCAGGGTAGCAGCGAGTCGATCTACTGTTTCATCGATAACGACAGCCTCCAGGCCCGTGACTTTAGTGCGGTGCGGTTCTTCCACGGCTGCGACTAG
- the fabI gene encoding enoyl-ACP reductase FabI — protein sequence MLDLTGKNALVTGIANNRSIAWGIAQQLHAAGANLGITYLPDEKGKMEGKVKDLVDPLNPSLFLPCNVQDEAQVSEVFSTIGQAWGKLDILIHCLAFANRDDLSGDFSNTSKDGYQLALDVSSYSLITLARGAKPLMTEGGSIVTLSYLGGVRVVPNYNVMGIAKAALEMNVRYLAAELGPNNIRVNGISAGPIRTLASSAVGGILDMIHHVEEIAPLRRTVTQTEVGNTAAFLCSDLSSGLTGQILYVDSGYCIMGM from the coding sequence ATGCTAGACCTGACTGGGAAAAACGCCCTGGTAACGGGCATCGCCAACAATCGATCCATCGCCTGGGGCATTGCCCAGCAGCTCCATGCCGCCGGGGCTAACCTCGGCATCACCTACCTGCCCGACGAAAAGGGCAAGATGGAGGGCAAGGTGAAGGACTTGGTGGATCCCCTCAATCCCAGTCTGTTTTTGCCCTGCAATGTGCAGGATGAGGCCCAGGTTTCTGAAGTCTTCAGCACCATCGGCCAAGCATGGGGCAAGCTGGATATTCTCATCCATTGCCTCGCCTTCGCCAACCGCGACGACCTCTCCGGCGACTTCAGCAACACCTCCAAAGACGGCTACCAACTGGCCCTGGATGTCAGCTCCTACTCCTTAATTACCCTCGCCCGTGGAGCCAAACCCCTGATGACCGAGGGCGGCAGCATCGTCACCCTCAGCTATTTGGGTGGCGTGCGCGTGGTGCCGAACTACAACGTCATGGGCATCGCCAAGGCCGCATTGGAAATGAACGTGCGCTACCTCGCTGCCGAGCTTGGCCCCAACAACATCCGAGTCAACGGCATCTCCGCTGGCCCCATCCGCACCCTGGCCTCCTCGGCGGTGGGCGGGATCTTAGACATGATCCACCACGTCGAAGAAATCGCCCCCCTGCGCCGCACCGTTACCCAAACCGAAGTGGGCAACACCGCCGCCTTCCTCTGTAGCGACCTCTCCAGCGGCCTAACCGGACAAATCCTCTACGTCGATTCCGGCTACTGCATCATGGGCATGTAG
- the ctaD gene encoding cytochrome c oxidase subunit I, whose translation MTNISIDALAPERQEPSPGEPENWWRFFTFSTDHKVIGIQYIVTAFVFFLIGGFLAMVMRGELITPEADLVDRTVYNALFTMHGTLMLFMWTFPVLNGLSNYLVPLQIGARDMAFPRLNAVAFWLVPIFGVILMASFLVPGGPSQSGWWAYPPVSLQNPTGNLINGQALWLVAVALSGVSSIMGAVNIVTTIVRMRAPGMTFFKMPVFCWTVMAAQIIQLFGLPALTAGAVMLLFDLMVGTSFFDPAKGGDPVLYQHFFWFYSHPAVYVIMLPIFGVFSELFPVYARKPLFGYKVVAVSSFIITGLSGIVWVHHMFASGTPGWMRMLFMFTTMTISVPTGIKVFAWVATIWGGKLKLNTAMLFALGGMTMFVFAGITGIMLASTPVDIHVNNTYFVVGHFHYVLYGSMTMGMFAALYHWFPKMTGRMYYEGLGKLHFVLAFVGTNLNFLPMHPAGLMGMPRRVASYDPEFAFWNVLASLGGFLLGVSTLPFLLNMISSWVQGEKAPANPWRAIGLEWMVASPPPHENFDEIPTVIAEPYGYGKNEPLTAQQAALQQLASTEVA comes from the coding sequence ATGACGAACATCTCCATAGACGCCCTTGCCCCAGAACGCCAGGAACCCAGCCCCGGAGAGCCGGAAAACTGGTGGCGCTTTTTCACCTTCAGCACCGACCACAAGGTGATTGGCATTCAGTACATCGTCACCGCCTTTGTGTTCTTTCTGATTGGCGGCTTCCTGGCCATGGTGATGCGCGGTGAGTTGATCACCCCGGAGGCCGATCTGGTGGATCGCACGGTGTATAACGCCCTGTTCACCATGCACGGCACCCTGATGCTGTTCATGTGGACGTTCCCGGTACTGAATGGGTTGTCCAACTACCTGGTGCCCCTGCAAATTGGGGCGCGGGACATGGCCTTCCCCCGCCTGAATGCGGTGGCCTTTTGGCTGGTGCCCATCTTTGGCGTCATTTTAATGGCCAGCTTTTTGGTGCCCGGTGGGCCGTCCCAGTCGGGCTGGTGGGCCTATCCTCCGGTGAGTTTGCAGAACCCCACGGGCAACCTAATCAACGGCCAAGCCCTGTGGCTGGTGGCGGTGGCGCTGTCGGGGGTGTCGTCGATTATGGGGGCGGTCAACATCGTCACCACCATCGTGCGGATGCGGGCACCGGGGATGACCTTCTTCAAAATGCCCGTGTTCTGCTGGACGGTGATGGCGGCGCAGATTATCCAGCTCTTCGGCCTGCCAGCGCTGACGGCGGGGGCGGTGATGCTGCTGTTTGACCTCATGGTGGGCACCAGCTTTTTTGACCCGGCCAAGGGCGGCGATCCGGTGCTGTATCAGCATTTCTTCTGGTTCTATTCCCACCCGGCGGTGTATGTGATTATGCTGCCGATTTTTGGCGTATTTTCAGAACTTTTCCCGGTCTATGCCCGTAAGCCCCTGTTTGGCTACAAGGTGGTGGCCGTATCCTCCTTTATTATCACCGGACTCAGCGGCATCGTCTGGGTACACCACATGTTCGCCAGCGGCACTCCCGGCTGGATGCGGATGCTGTTTATGTTCACCACCATGACCATCTCCGTGCCCACGGGGATCAAGGTCTTCGCCTGGGTGGCCACCATCTGGGGCGGCAAGCTGAAGCTGAACACCGCCATGCTGTTTGCCCTCGGCGGCATGACCATGTTTGTCTTCGCGGGCATCACGGGCATCATGCTGGCCTCTACCCCGGTGGATATCCATGTCAACAACACCTACTTTGTGGTGGGCCACTTCCACTACGTGCTGTATGGGTCGATGACCATGGGCATGTTCGCCGCCCTGTACCACTGGTTCCCCAAGATGACCGGGCGCATGTACTACGAAGGGCTGGGCAAACTGCACTTTGTCCTCGCCTTCGTGGGCACCAACCTCAACTTTTTGCCCATGCACCCCGCTGGCCTAATGGGGATGCCCCGCCGCGTCGCCTCCTACGACCCAGAATTTGCCTTTTGGAACGTGCTGGCCAGTTTGGGCGGCTTTTTGCTGGGGGTCTCCACCCTGCCCTTCTTGCTGAACATGATTAGCTCCTGGGTGCAGGGGGAAAAAGCCCCCGCCAACCCCTGGAGAGCCATTGGCCTAGAGTGGATGGTGGCCTCGCCGCCCCCCCACGAAAACTTCGACGAAATCCCCACCGTCATCGCCGAACCCTACGGCTACGGCAAAAACGAACCCCTCACCGCCCAGCAGGCGGCCCTACAGCAACTTGCGTCTACGGAGGTGGCCTAA
- a CDS encoding LysR family transcriptional regulator codes for MAASLLSTKGITLHQMEVFEAVARHRNYTKAAAELYLTQPTVSIQIKQLSKTVGMPLVETIGRQLHLTAAGEALLNTCHQVLRQLQHLDQTLLAFQGVEAGSVKLATVESGKCLLVEQFKPFLEQYPGLEVSLYVGSDAELQDRLHQNEDDFYLFSLPPTSANLATLPYAQSPLRVVASQRHPLAQRRPLTLADLAKANWILREPESSTRQRLEAAFQAQGLALRSNLELSCNESIKASVAANLGVALLPAFALTALDTDLVVLSVADLMLQAQWQLAYRQDKAFSPAARAFLDHWIEASPSLAIGA; via the coding sequence ATGGCGGCATCCTTGCTCAGCACAAAGGGAATTACCCTGCACCAAATGGAAGTTTTTGAGGCGGTGGCACGGCACCGCAACTACACCAAGGCAGCGGCGGAGCTTTACCTCACCCAGCCGACGGTGTCTATTCAGATTAAGCAGCTCTCAAAAACCGTGGGGATGCCCCTGGTGGAAACCATCGGTCGGCAACTGCACCTGACGGCGGCAGGAGAAGCCCTACTGAATACCTGCCACCAGGTGCTACGGCAGCTTCAGCATTTAGATCAAACTCTGCTGGCCTTCCAGGGCGTTGAGGCGGGGAGCGTCAAGTTGGCTACGGTGGAAAGTGGTAAATGCCTGCTGGTGGAGCAGTTTAAGCCCTTCCTAGAACAGTATCCCGGCCTAGAGGTGTCCCTCTACGTAGGCAGCGACGCTGAGTTGCAAGACCGCCTGCACCAAAACGAAGATGACTTCTACCTGTTTAGCCTGCCACCCACCTCAGCCAACCTTGCCACCCTGCCCTACGCCCAGTCTCCCCTGCGGGTGGTGGCCTCCCAGCGTCATCCCCTGGCTCAGCGTCGGCCCTTAACCTTGGCCGACCTAGCAAAGGCAAACTGGATTCTCCGGGAGCCCGAATCTAGCACGCGCCAGCGTCTAGAAGCCGCCTTCCAGGCCCAGGGGCTGGCCCTCCGCAGCAACCTAGAACTGAGCTGCAATGAATCGATTAAGGCTAGTGTGGCAGCCAACCTTGGGGTTGCGCTACTGCCCGCCTTTGCCCTCACAGCCTTAGATACCGACCTGGTGGTGCTCTCCGTTGCGGATCTCATGCTCCAGGCCCAATGGCAGCTTGCCTACCGCCAAGACAAAGCCTTTTCTCCAGCAGCAAGGGCCTTCCTCGACCACTGGATTGAAGCGTCTCCTTCTCTGGCCATTGGCGCATAG
- a CDS encoding DUF2231 domain-containing protein codes for MSPDLIDQIANQLGPNGLPYVVPIHPNLVHLTLGLFIVAISFDIVGALFPLERRVFKFLAIPASSSNFYDVGWFNMVAAAVITFPTVAAGFYEMLLAQPPSDGVSAWGLESLETMLWHGVGGVLLLALITGMAIWRGFQRYVWRKDRARQVQWSYLVAGLGIFVLMFAHGTLGAQLAAEFGVHISADRLLRAGEDLTILNVIQPRWF; via the coding sequence ATGAGTCCTGATTTGATTGACCAAATCGCCAACCAGCTAGGGCCAAACGGCTTGCCCTACGTGGTGCCCATCCATCCCAACCTGGTACACCTAACGCTGGGGTTGTTCATCGTTGCCATTAGTTTCGATATTGTAGGGGCACTATTCCCCTTGGAAAGGCGGGTGTTCAAGTTTTTGGCGATTCCGGCTAGCTCGTCCAACTTCTACGATGTGGGCTGGTTCAACATGGTGGCGGCGGCGGTGATCACCTTCCCCACGGTGGCGGCGGGCTTTTACGAAATGCTGCTGGCCCAACCCCCCAGCGATGGCGTCAGTGCCTGGGGTCTGGAAAGCCTAGAAACCATGCTCTGGCACGGGGTGGGCGGCGTGCTGCTGCTGGCCCTGATTACCGGAATGGCCATCTGGCGAGGTTTCCAGCGCTATGTGTGGCGCAAGGATCGGGCGCGACAGGTGCAGTGGTCGTATTTGGTGGCGGGGCTGGGTATTTTTGTGTTGATGTTTGCCCACGGCACCCTAGGGGCACAACTGGCCGCTGAATTTGGTGTTCACATCAGCGCAGATCGCCTATTACGGGCTGGGGAGGATTTGACGATTTTGAATGTGATTCAGCCCCGATGGTTCTAG
- a CDS encoding DUF2231 domain-containing protein, producing the protein MFEYLPPLNDHNLPYPDTIHPIVVHFVIAMALFAFVCDVVGTITKNPRYYEVSWWNMAFATVSIFIAVIFGQVEAGLATPYVPSAESTLNLHTILGWGLSGIIAAITGWRYVLRNNDPKSLPIAYLGVGGLLTGLVLVQTYLGDKLVWIYGLHTVEVVEAIRDGVL; encoded by the coding sequence GTGTTTGAGTATCTGCCTCCCCTCAACGACCACAATCTGCCCTACCCCGACACCATCCACCCCATCGTGGTGCATTTTGTCATCGCCATGGCCCTGTTCGCCTTTGTCTGCGATGTGGTGGGCACCATCACCAAAAATCCTCGCTACTACGAGGTGAGCTGGTGGAATATGGCCTTTGCCACGGTGTCGATTTTCATTGCCGTGATCTTTGGCCAAGTAGAGGCGGGTCTCGCTACGCCCTATGTGCCCTCGGCGGAATCGACCCTCAACCTGCACACGATTTTGGGCTGGGGGCTGTCCGGCATTATCGCCGCGATTACGGGCTGGCGCTACGTGCTGCGGAATAACGACCCCAAATCCCTCCCCATCGCTTACCTGGGCGTGGGCGGGTTGTTGACCGGGCTGGTGCTGGTGCAAACCTACCTAGGCGACAAACTGGTGTGGATCTACGGCCTGCACACCGTGGAAGTGGTGGAAGCGATTCGTGACGGAGTGCTGTAA
- the hisA gene encoding 1-(5-phosphoribosyl)-5-[(5-phosphoribosylamino)methylideneamino]imidazole-4-carboxamide isomerase, producing the protein MEVIPAIDLLEGRCVRLYQGDYAQSEVFDDNPVAVARQWEEQGATRLHLVDLDGAKSGKPENWQAIEAITRAVSMPVEVGGGLRDRDRVKALFDLGVRYAILGTAAIENPDLVSDLSAEYPGQIIVGIDAKDGKVATRGWLDISEVEAVDLAQQMEQRGAAAVIYTDIKRDGTLKGPNLDALRTMAEAVTMPVIASGGVGALRDLLSLLALEPVGVSGVIVGRAIYTGDVNLKEAIRAVGDGRWQDVPPNLGDTAWG; encoded by the coding sequence ATGGAAGTTATCCCCGCCATTGATTTGCTGGAAGGCCGTTGTGTGCGGCTGTATCAGGGCGACTATGCCCAGTCGGAGGTGTTTGACGACAACCCGGTGGCGGTGGCGCGGCAGTGGGAGGAACAGGGGGCAACCCGGCTGCATTTGGTGGATTTGGATGGGGCAAAGTCTGGCAAGCCAGAGAATTGGCAAGCGATTGAGGCCATCACGCGGGCGGTGAGTATGCCCGTGGAGGTGGGCGGCGGCTTGCGGGATCGGGATCGGGTGAAGGCGCTGTTTGACCTGGGGGTGCGCTACGCCATCTTAGGTACGGCGGCGATTGAAAACCCTGACTTGGTGAGCGATCTGAGTGCTGAGTATCCTGGCCAGATCATCGTAGGTATCGACGCCAAGGACGGCAAGGTGGCGACGCGGGGCTGGTTGGATATTTCCGAGGTAGAAGCCGTTGATCTGGCGCAACAGATGGAGCAGCGGGGAGCCGCCGCCGTGATCTACACCGACATCAAACGGGATGGCACCCTGAAAGGCCCAAATTTGGACGCCCTACGCACCATGGCCGAGGCGGTGACAATGCCTGTGATTGCCTCCGGTGGCGTGGGTGCCCTGCGGGATTTGCTGTCGCTGCTGGCGCTAGAACCCGTGGGCGTGTCGGGGGTGATTGTCGGTCGGGCCATTTACACCGGGGATGTGAATTTAAAGGAAGCCATCCGGGCGGTGGGGGATGGCCGCTGGCAGGATGTGCCGCCAAATTTGGGCGACACGGCCTGGGGGTAG